From Hippoglossus stenolepis isolate QCI-W04-F060 chromosome 4, HSTE1.2, whole genome shotgun sequence, a single genomic window includes:
- the dyrk1ab gene encoding dual-specificity tyrosine-(Y)-phosphorylation regulated kinase 1A, b isoform X1, protein MHPGGETSACKPSSVRLAPSFSLHTAGLQMAAPMPHTHQQYSDRHQPSTDQSVTVLPYSDQTPQLTANQRHMPQCFRDPTSAPLRKLSIDLIKTYKHINEVYYAKKKRRHQQGQGEDSSHKKERKVFNDGYDDDNYDYIVKNGEKWMDRYEIDSLIGKGSFGQVVKAYDRAEQEWVAIKIIKNKKAFLNQAQIEVRLLELMNKHDTEMKYYIVHLKRHFMFRNHLCLVFEMLSYNLYDLLRNTNFRGVSLNLTRKFAQQLCTALLFLATPELSIIHCDLKPENILLCNPKRSAIKIVDFGSSCQLGQRIYQYIQSRFYRSPEVLLGMPYDLAIDMWSLGCILVEMHTGEPLFSGANEVDQMNKIVEVLGIPPNHIMDLAPKARKFFEKLSDGTWSVKKTKDGKRYKPPASRKLHSILGVETGGPGGRRAGESGHAVADYLKFKDLILRMLDYDPKSRIQPYYALQHSFFKKTADEGTNTSSSVSTSPALEQSQSSGTTSSTSSSSGGSSGTSTSGRARSDPTHHHLHSGGHFGTALPAIDGDSLCPQARQPYPPPLVWGGGVGPESVTGETHPVQETTFHVPPQHPKALHPHSHAHHHHGPMMATRPRPRHYTSPTHSSSTQDSMEVVHGHLSMTSLSSSASSSSTSSSSTGNHGNQAYQLRHLPAGALDFGQNGGLSMGLGAFSNPRQETGMAAHPAFSMGTNTGPAHYLAEGHLGMRQGMDREESPMTGVCVQQSSMASS, encoded by the exons GAGGAGAGACTTCAGCATGCAAACCTTCGTCCGTCCGGCTTGCGCCCTCTTTTTCTTTACACACTGCTGGTCTTCAGATGGCTGCTCCAATGCCCCATACGCACCAGCAGTACAGTGACCGCCACCAGCCAAGCACTGACCAATCTGTTACGGTCTTACCGTACAGCGACCAGACACCACAGCTCACTGCCAATCAG AGGCACATGCCCCAGTGCTTTCGTGACCCAACTTCAGCTCCCCTGAGGAAGCTCTCCATTGACCTTAtcaaaacatacaaacacatcaatgag gTGTATTATGCAAAAAAGAAGCGGCGGCACCAACAGGGTCAGGGTGAAGACTCCAGTCacaaaaaagagaggaaagtcTTTAATGATGGCTATGACGATGATAACTATGACTACATCGTCAAGAATGGGGAGAAGTGGATGGACCGTTATGAGATTGATTCCTTGATAGGAAAAGGATCGTTTGGACAG GTTGTGAAAGCATATGACCGGGCAGAGCAGGAATGGGTTGCCATTAAGATCATCAAGAACAAGAAAGCTTTCCTCAATCAAGCCCAGATTGAAGTGCGCCTGCTAGAGCTCATGAACAAACATGATACCGAGATGAAATACTACATCG TTCACCTAAAGCGTCACTTCATGTTTCGGAACCACCTCTGCCTCGTGTTTGAGATGCTTTCATATAACCTGTATGACCTGCTCCGAAATACCAACTTCCGTGGCGTCTCACTCAACCTCACCCGGAAGTTTGCCCAGCAGCTATGCACGGCGCTGCTCTTCCTGGCCACGCCTGAGCTCAGCATCATCCACTGTGACCTGAAGCCTGAGAACATCCTCCTCTGCAACCCCAAGCGGAGTGCCATCAAAATAGTGGACTTTGGCAGCTCATGCCAACTGGGACAAAGG atatacCAATATATCCAGAGTCGCTTCTACCGTTCCCCAGAGGTGCTGCTGGGAATGCCCTATGACCTGGCCATTGACATGTGGTCCTTGGGTTGCATCTTGGTAGAGATGCACACTGGAGAGCCTCTCTTCAGCGGAGCCAATGAG GTGGACCAGATGAACAAAATAGTCGAGGTTCTTGGTATCCCACCTAATCACATAATGGACCTAGCCCCAAAAGCCAGGAAGTTCTTTGAGAAGCTTTCGGATGGTACATGGAGTGTAAAGAAGACCAAAGATGGCAAAAGG TATAAGCCTCCAGCCTCACGGAAGCTCCACTCCATCCTGGGTGTGGAGACAGGGGGTCCAGGTGGCCGGAGGGCAGGGGAGTCTGGCCATGCTGTTGCTGACTACTTGAAGTTCAAGGACCTGATCCTCCGGATGTTGGACTATGACCCCAAGAGCCGCATCCAGCCCTACTATGCCCTGCAGCACAGCTTCTTCAAGAAGACTGCGGATGAGGGGACCAATACAAGCAGCAGCGTGTCTACAAGCCCCGCATTAGAGCAGTCCCAGTCTTCAGGAAccacctccagcacctcctctaGTTCAG GAGGATCATCTGGGACAAGTACCAGTGGCAGAGCAAGATCAGACCCTACCCATCACCACTTGCACAGTGGAGGACACTTCGGCACGGCCCTGCCTGCCATCGATGGTGACAGCCTCTGCCCACAG GCAAGACAGCCTTACCCACCCCCGCTGGTGTGGGGAGGTGGCGTTGGACCAGAGTCGGTCACTGGAGAGACACACCCAGTCCAGGAAACCACCTTCCATGTTCCCCCTCAGCACCCTAAGGCCCTGCATCCCCACTCACATGCTCATCACCACCACGGGCCGATGATGGCTACGCGGCCACGCCCTCGCCACTACACCTCCCCGACACACAGCTCCTCAACACAGGACTCCATGGAAGTGGTTCATGGCCATCTGTCCATGACCTCCctgtcttcctctgcctcctcttcctctacatCGTCCTCTTCCACTGGGAACCATGGCAACCAGGCCTACCAGCTCCGCCATTTGCCCGCCGGAGCCCTTGACTTTGGTCAGAATGGTGGGCTGAGTATGGGGCTAGGTGCCTTCTCGAACCCACGGCAGGAGACTGGCATGGCAGCGCACCCTGCATTCTCCATGGGCACGAACACAGGGCCTGCCCACTACCTAGCGGAAGGCCACCTGGGCATGAGGCAGGGCATGGACCGGGAGGAGTCTCCAAtgactggagtgtgtgtgcagcagagtTCTATGGCCAGCTCGTGA
- the map6b gene encoding microtubule-associated protein 6 homolog isoform X1, producing MAWPCITRACCINRFWTELDKGDISVPLVFTKYSDVADLQHMPHHPQPKQRAGAIAIETQSHPGEQEAGKAPPATGAAAGKDGSSASVMRQDFKAWRVRPEPSCKPRNEYHPSATPFNNETQYQKDYKPWPISKKHDHPWIPKPSPTAAAAAAATERSAASGKPEPAAEAESGVEKSEIEEKLQEKESKDAAMRSARREKSAERKPAEKSEAEVSAEVSAEQRKGRAAADALNRQIKEVMSTSSSYRTEFKAYKDVKPVKAIKAASQYKPPVVETSRETSYSATYKGEQVKAQPTDNKLLDRRRIRSLYNEPSKEPAKANKPVSRTKPKKTPTTTTGKMVKKAKEKQIAGSQSAKKKPSVGAAEPKPEGVVTKKSKEISNRLAEAKQ from the exons ATGGCATGGCCGTGCATTACGCGTGCATGCTGCATCAACCGCTTCTGGACGGAGCTGGACAAAGGGGACATCTCGGTGCCTCTGGTTTTCACCAAATACTCGGATGTGGCCGACTTGCAGCATATGCCCCATCACCCGCAGCCGAAGCAGAGGGCGGGCGCCATCGCCATAGAAACGCAGTCTCATCCCGGCGAGCAGGAGGCTGGGAAGGCACCGCCCGCGACCGGTGCCGCAGCGGGCAAAGATGGCTCTTCTGCGTCCGTCATGCGCCAAGACTTCAAGGCGTGGAGAGTGCGCCCCGAGCCCAGCTGCAAGCCCCGGAACGAGTACCACCCCTCCGCGACCCCCTTCAACAACGAGACTCAGTACCAGAAGGATTACAAACCGTGGCCTATATCGAAGAAGCACGACCACCCCTGGATCCCCAAACCCAGCCCCACCgctgcagccgccgccgccgccacggAGCGCAGCGCGGCGAGCGGAAAGCCAGAGCCTGCAGCCGAGGCCGAGAGCGGCGTGGAGAAGAGCGAGAtcgaggagaagctgcaggagaaggagtCAAAGGACGCGGCGATGAGGAGCGCGAGGAGGGAGAAGTCGGCGGAGAGGAAACCTGCGGAGAAGTCTGAGGCAGAAGTGTCTGCGGAGGTGAGCGCGGAGCAGAGGAAAGGCCGCGCAGCTGCAGACGCTCTCAACAGGCAGATCAAGGAGGTGATGTCCACCTccagcagctacag GACTGAGTTCAAGGCCTACAAGGATGTGAAACCAGTGAAGGCCATCAAAGCTGCTTCCCAGTACAAGCCCCCCGTGGTGGAGACCAGTCGGGAGACCAGCTACAGTGCCACGTACAAGGGGGAGCAGGTGAAGGCTCAGCCCACTGACAACAAGCTGCTGGATCGCAGGAGGATACGCAGCCTGTACAACGAGCCCAGCAAGGAGCCGGCCAAG GCCAACAAACCAGTGTCTCGTACCAAACCAAAAAAGACACCGACAACGACAACAGGGAAGATGGTGAAAAAAGCCAAGGAGAAGCAGATTGCCGGTTCCCAGTCAGCCAAGAAGAAACCGTCCGTGGGCGCCGCGGAACCCAAACCGGAGGGCGTGGTCACAAAGAAGAGCAAAGAGATCAGCAACAGACTGGCTGAAGCGAAGCAGTAA
- the thap12b gene encoding THAP domain containing 12b gives MPNFCAAPNCTRKSTQSDLAFFRFPRDPERCRIWVENCRRADLEAKTSDQLNKHYRLCAKHFDPAMVCKTSPYRTVLKDTAIPTIFDLTSHLKNPHTRHRKRIKELTEEDLRKIKERRLASSIEQLVSKKDAAVEDSTSTNEEEPQLSTEEKEFREYLRSLFEVVVMLAKQSIPLVADQATEPERKSNNLQALLDYRMNAGDEALKKRFEATAVNTDYLSATQQSQLLDVCENTVREEMIMEVRESRFFSLVTGDLVEFSNERHLPLFLRFVNQQNVLREEFLDFVLFDGDEASLVERLEAQLTDRWGLSMEDCRGQAHKATGSSTTKMKAVAVLLMEKYPLLLSMPCSHMSLNIHLASSLPFPNVQVVMETLRRVDAFFRRPLTQEELEIAVSSHYQKNEDKVTAVKQACGSGWTQQHSAFDIFLDLLPPLLLCMDNIRDNDDGKFAGSVTTDAYSITEILFDFEIIVTIVILKNVLTFTRAFGRNLQGETLDVFFAANSLTAVLHSLNEVNDNIDVYHEFWYEEAVSVASVMEVPVKVPRLFLRKQRVADMDEIQTESYFKEYVTVPVIRGIMQEVEDMFSDTNLKALKCLSLVPAVMGQMKFNTTEENYADVYRNDLPNPDTLPAELHCWRIKWKHRGKEVRLPTTIHETLQLPDVKFFPNVNSFLKVLSTLPVLKLEENKSDTASERLQAYLDSMPAKQWNRSLAMLNINTHVKHDLDVMVDKYCRLYSEDDPEAEEAAAEETAAEEGAAEEAVVEEGAAEEAAVEEGAAEKRVEKRRLRKGARALRKRRLRKRRLRKRRLRTIL, from the exons ATGCCCAATTTTTGCGCGGCCCCGAACTGTACACGGAAGAGCACTCAGTCCGATTTGGCCTTTTTTCGTTTTCCACGGGACCCAGAGAG atGTCGAATCTGGGTAGAGAACTGCCGCAGAGCAGATCTCGAGGCGAAAACGTCGGACCAGCTGAACAAGCACTACAGATTATGCGCCAAACACTTTGATCCAGCCATGGTTTGCAAAACT aGCCCCTATAGGACGGTACTGAAGGATACAGCCATCCCAACCATATTTGATCTGACGAGCCATCTCAAAAACCCTCACACCAGACATCGCAAACGCATTAAAGAACTT ACTGAAGAAGACCTAAGAAAGATTAAAGAAAGGAGAT TGGCGTCCTCCATTGAGCAGCTTGTGTCCAAAAAAGAtgcagcagtggaggacagcACGAGCACCAACGAGGAAGAACCTCAGCTGtccacagaggagaaggagttCCGGGAGTACCTGAGGTCCTTGTTTGAGGTCGTGGTCATGTTGGCAAAACAGAGCATCCCGTTAGTGGCGGACCAAGCAACCGAACCTGAGCGCAAGTCCAACAACCTGCAGGCCCTTCTAGATTACCGCATGAACGCCGGAGATGAAGCTCTGAAGAAGCGGTTTGAGGCGACGGCTGTGAACACAGACTACCTCTCGGCGACCCAGCAGAGTCAGCTGCTGGATGTGTGTGAGAACAcggtgagagaggagatgatAATGGAAGTGAGAGAGAGTCGCTTCTTCTCCCTGGTGACGGGCGACCTCGTAGAGTTCTCCAACGAGAGGCACCTTCCTCTGTTTCTACGCTTCGTGAATCAGCAGAACGTTCTTCGGGAGGAGTTTTTAGACTTTGTGCTGTTCGATGGAGATGAGGCCTCGCTGGTGGAGCGGCTGGAGGCCCAGCTGACCGACCGGTGGGGGCTCAGCATGGAGGACTGCCGTGGTCAGGCCCACAAGGCCACTGGGAGTTCCACCACCAAGATGAAAGCTGTGGCGGTTTTACTGATGGAGAAGTATCCCCTGCTTCTGAGCATGCCGTGCTCCCACATGTCACTGAACATCCACCTGGCCAGTAGTCTGCCTTTTCCAAATGTGCAGGTTGTCATGGAGACTCTGAGGAGGGTTGATGCTTTCTTCAGACGGCCGCTCactcaggaggagctggagatcGCTGTCTCCTCTCACTACCAGAAAAACGAAGACAAGGTCACTGCAGTGAAACAGGCTTGTGGCTCAGGCTGGACGCAGCAACACAGTGCTTTTGACATATTCCTGGATCTGTTGCCGCCCCTGCTGCTGTGCATGGACAACATTCGGGACAATGATGATGGGAAGTTTGCCGGCAGCGTCACAACTGATGCGTATTCAATCACAGAAATTCTGTTCGACTTTGAGATCATCGTCACCATCGTCATCTTGAAGAATGTTCTCACGTTCACCAGAGCTTTTGGGAGGAATCTCCAAGGGGAAACACTGGATGTGTTCTTTGCTGCCAACAGTCTAACCGCCGTGCTGCATTCACTAAACGAGGTCAATGACAACATTGATGTCTACCATGAGTTCTGGTATGAGGAGGCCGTGAGCGTGGCGAGTGTCATGGAGGTTCCTGTGAAGGTCCCAAGGCTGTTCCTGCGGAAACAGCGCGTAGCCGACATGGACGAAATCCAAACAGAGTCGTATTTTAAGGAGTATGTGACCGTCCCTGTTATCCGTGGCATCATGCAGGAAGTGGAGGACATGTTCTCCGACACCAACCTCAAAGCTCTCAAGTGCCTGTCACTGGTCCCTGCTGTCATGGGCCAGATGAAGTTCAACACCACCGAGGAGAACTACGCGGATGTTTACCGCAACGACCTCCCCAACCCAGACACGCTTCCGGCAGAGCTGCACTGCTGGAGGATCAAGTGGAAGCACCGGGGCAAAGAGGTGCGCCTGCCCACCACCATCCACGAGACCCTGCAGCTTCCGGACGTCAAGTTCTTTCCCAACGTGAACTCCTTTCTCAAGGTGCTCTCCACCTTACCTGTGCTGAagctggaagaaaacaaaagcgaCACAGCGAGCGAGCGGCTGCAGGCTTATCTGGACAGCATGCCCGCTAAGCAGTGGAACAGAAGTCTGGCAATGctcaacatcaacacacacgtCAAACACGACCTGGACGTCATGGTAGACAAATACTGCAGACTCTATTCAGAGGATGACCCTGAAGCTGAGGAAGCGGCGGCTGAGGAAACGGCGGCTGAGGAAGGGGCGGCTGAGGAAGCGGTGGTTGAGGAAGGGGCGGCTGAGGAAGCGGCGGTTGAGGAAGGGGCGGCTGAGAAGCGCGTTGAGAAGCGGCGGCTGAGGAAGGGCGCGAGGGCGCTGAGGAAGCGGCGGCTGAGGAAGCGGCGACTGAGGAAGCGGCGACTGAGGACGATTCTTTGA
- the dyrk1ab gene encoding dual-specificity tyrosine-(Y)-phosphorylation regulated kinase 1A, b isoform X2 — protein MAAPMPHTHQQYSDRHQPSTDQSVTVLPYSDQTPQLTANQRHMPQCFRDPTSAPLRKLSIDLIKTYKHINEVYYAKKKRRHQQGQGEDSSHKKERKVFNDGYDDDNYDYIVKNGEKWMDRYEIDSLIGKGSFGQVVKAYDRAEQEWVAIKIIKNKKAFLNQAQIEVRLLELMNKHDTEMKYYIVHLKRHFMFRNHLCLVFEMLSYNLYDLLRNTNFRGVSLNLTRKFAQQLCTALLFLATPELSIIHCDLKPENILLCNPKRSAIKIVDFGSSCQLGQRIYQYIQSRFYRSPEVLLGMPYDLAIDMWSLGCILVEMHTGEPLFSGANEVDQMNKIVEVLGIPPNHIMDLAPKARKFFEKLSDGTWSVKKTKDGKRYKPPASRKLHSILGVETGGPGGRRAGESGHAVADYLKFKDLILRMLDYDPKSRIQPYYALQHSFFKKTADEGTNTSSSVSTSPALEQSQSSGTTSSTSSSSGGSSGTSTSGRARSDPTHHHLHSGGHFGTALPAIDGDSLCPQARQPYPPPLVWGGGVGPESVTGETHPVQETTFHVPPQHPKALHPHSHAHHHHGPMMATRPRPRHYTSPTHSSSTQDSMEVVHGHLSMTSLSSSASSSSTSSSSTGNHGNQAYQLRHLPAGALDFGQNGGLSMGLGAFSNPRQETGMAAHPAFSMGTNTGPAHYLAEGHLGMRQGMDREESPMTGVCVQQSSMASS, from the exons ATGGCTGCTCCAATGCCCCATACGCACCAGCAGTACAGTGACCGCCACCAGCCAAGCACTGACCAATCTGTTACGGTCTTACCGTACAGCGACCAGACACCACAGCTCACTGCCAATCAG AGGCACATGCCCCAGTGCTTTCGTGACCCAACTTCAGCTCCCCTGAGGAAGCTCTCCATTGACCTTAtcaaaacatacaaacacatcaatgag gTGTATTATGCAAAAAAGAAGCGGCGGCACCAACAGGGTCAGGGTGAAGACTCCAGTCacaaaaaagagaggaaagtcTTTAATGATGGCTATGACGATGATAACTATGACTACATCGTCAAGAATGGGGAGAAGTGGATGGACCGTTATGAGATTGATTCCTTGATAGGAAAAGGATCGTTTGGACAG GTTGTGAAAGCATATGACCGGGCAGAGCAGGAATGGGTTGCCATTAAGATCATCAAGAACAAGAAAGCTTTCCTCAATCAAGCCCAGATTGAAGTGCGCCTGCTAGAGCTCATGAACAAACATGATACCGAGATGAAATACTACATCG TTCACCTAAAGCGTCACTTCATGTTTCGGAACCACCTCTGCCTCGTGTTTGAGATGCTTTCATATAACCTGTATGACCTGCTCCGAAATACCAACTTCCGTGGCGTCTCACTCAACCTCACCCGGAAGTTTGCCCAGCAGCTATGCACGGCGCTGCTCTTCCTGGCCACGCCTGAGCTCAGCATCATCCACTGTGACCTGAAGCCTGAGAACATCCTCCTCTGCAACCCCAAGCGGAGTGCCATCAAAATAGTGGACTTTGGCAGCTCATGCCAACTGGGACAAAGG atatacCAATATATCCAGAGTCGCTTCTACCGTTCCCCAGAGGTGCTGCTGGGAATGCCCTATGACCTGGCCATTGACATGTGGTCCTTGGGTTGCATCTTGGTAGAGATGCACACTGGAGAGCCTCTCTTCAGCGGAGCCAATGAG GTGGACCAGATGAACAAAATAGTCGAGGTTCTTGGTATCCCACCTAATCACATAATGGACCTAGCCCCAAAAGCCAGGAAGTTCTTTGAGAAGCTTTCGGATGGTACATGGAGTGTAAAGAAGACCAAAGATGGCAAAAGG TATAAGCCTCCAGCCTCACGGAAGCTCCACTCCATCCTGGGTGTGGAGACAGGGGGTCCAGGTGGCCGGAGGGCAGGGGAGTCTGGCCATGCTGTTGCTGACTACTTGAAGTTCAAGGACCTGATCCTCCGGATGTTGGACTATGACCCCAAGAGCCGCATCCAGCCCTACTATGCCCTGCAGCACAGCTTCTTCAAGAAGACTGCGGATGAGGGGACCAATACAAGCAGCAGCGTGTCTACAAGCCCCGCATTAGAGCAGTCCCAGTCTTCAGGAAccacctccagcacctcctctaGTTCAG GAGGATCATCTGGGACAAGTACCAGTGGCAGAGCAAGATCAGACCCTACCCATCACCACTTGCACAGTGGAGGACACTTCGGCACGGCCCTGCCTGCCATCGATGGTGACAGCCTCTGCCCACAG GCAAGACAGCCTTACCCACCCCCGCTGGTGTGGGGAGGTGGCGTTGGACCAGAGTCGGTCACTGGAGAGACACACCCAGTCCAGGAAACCACCTTCCATGTTCCCCCTCAGCACCCTAAGGCCCTGCATCCCCACTCACATGCTCATCACCACCACGGGCCGATGATGGCTACGCGGCCACGCCCTCGCCACTACACCTCCCCGACACACAGCTCCTCAACACAGGACTCCATGGAAGTGGTTCATGGCCATCTGTCCATGACCTCCctgtcttcctctgcctcctcttcctctacatCGTCCTCTTCCACTGGGAACCATGGCAACCAGGCCTACCAGCTCCGCCATTTGCCCGCCGGAGCCCTTGACTTTGGTCAGAATGGTGGGCTGAGTATGGGGCTAGGTGCCTTCTCGAACCCACGGCAGGAGACTGGCATGGCAGCGCACCCTGCATTCTCCATGGGCACGAACACAGGGCCTGCCCACTACCTAGCGGAAGGCCACCTGGGCATGAGGCAGGGCATGGACCGGGAGGAGTCTCCAAtgactggagtgtgtgtgcagcagagtTCTATGGCCAGCTCGTGA
- the map6b gene encoding microtubule-associated protein 6 homolog isoform X2, with product MAWPCITRACCINRFWTELDKGDISVPLVFTKYSDVADLQHMPHHPQPKQRAGAIAIETQSHPGEQEAGKAPPATGAAAGKDGSSASVMRQDFKAWRVRPEPSCKPRNEYHPSATPFNNETQYQKDYKPWPISKKHDHPWIPKPSPTAAAAAAATERSAASGKPEPAAEAESGVEKSEIEEKLQEKESKDAAMRSARREKSAERKPAEKSEAEVSAEVSAEQRKGRAAADALNRQIKEVMSTSSSYRTEFKAYKDVKPVKAIKAASQYKPPVVETSRETSYSATYKGEQVKAQPTDNKLLDRRRIRSLYNEPSKEPAKDFSETESSSVVNLL from the exons ATGGCATGGCCGTGCATTACGCGTGCATGCTGCATCAACCGCTTCTGGACGGAGCTGGACAAAGGGGACATCTCGGTGCCTCTGGTTTTCACCAAATACTCGGATGTGGCCGACTTGCAGCATATGCCCCATCACCCGCAGCCGAAGCAGAGGGCGGGCGCCATCGCCATAGAAACGCAGTCTCATCCCGGCGAGCAGGAGGCTGGGAAGGCACCGCCCGCGACCGGTGCCGCAGCGGGCAAAGATGGCTCTTCTGCGTCCGTCATGCGCCAAGACTTCAAGGCGTGGAGAGTGCGCCCCGAGCCCAGCTGCAAGCCCCGGAACGAGTACCACCCCTCCGCGACCCCCTTCAACAACGAGACTCAGTACCAGAAGGATTACAAACCGTGGCCTATATCGAAGAAGCACGACCACCCCTGGATCCCCAAACCCAGCCCCACCgctgcagccgccgccgccgccacggAGCGCAGCGCGGCGAGCGGAAAGCCAGAGCCTGCAGCCGAGGCCGAGAGCGGCGTGGAGAAGAGCGAGAtcgaggagaagctgcaggagaaggagtCAAAGGACGCGGCGATGAGGAGCGCGAGGAGGGAGAAGTCGGCGGAGAGGAAACCTGCGGAGAAGTCTGAGGCAGAAGTGTCTGCGGAGGTGAGCGCGGAGCAGAGGAAAGGCCGCGCAGCTGCAGACGCTCTCAACAGGCAGATCAAGGAGGTGATGTCCACCTccagcagctacag GACTGAGTTCAAGGCCTACAAGGATGTGAAACCAGTGAAGGCCATCAAAGCTGCTTCCCAGTACAAGCCCCCCGTGGTGGAGACCAGTCGGGAGACCAGCTACAGTGCCACGTACAAGGGGGAGCAGGTGAAGGCTCAGCCCACTGACAACAAGCTGCTGGATCGCAGGAGGATACGCAGCCTGTACAACGAGCCCAGCAAGGAGCCGGCCAAG GACTTCTCAGAGACTGAGAGCAGCTCTGTTGTAAACCTGCTGTAG
- the zgc:112083 gene encoding histone H4 transcription factor, giving the protein MTTKRLDNFEVTCEWASCNFRGCTMEELSDHMSLHLKDFLGDSDALEELDEYACLWKGCEFLSMGSPTELEVHAYFHNYHGKLKFVGSQLLQSRPDLPSCNQGLHSNNLVPEGSDGYVCQWENCDSSFNNPEWFYRHVDNHIQSAELQSFSQQQQALFCHWAGCDAFFKIRYRMREHMRSHTQERLVACPTCGSMFSSNTKLFDHLHRQAEPMESLVCEHCGKAFSSERLLRDHVRQHVNQVKCPFCDMTCTTLAALKIHIRFRHCDERPFPCDFCDKRFKNQQDLQKHTEVHNEGTVYRCTVEGCDYSCHTFQTMTHHLKRAHEVGGMSKYKCHICDKVFSWCYTLTLHLRKKHELKWPSGHSRFRYRKDVDGFLKVNMVRFETVEVTKEIMKNMAKKPQSLRKNLRTRSRTKKAAVMPESGRSSPAGSSSPSSSSSSSYSSEFSGGEDISAQPSPRGSESPVYCVMSTIPHIEDEPGGFSQEDCDGDGTSGAVQALTEVARGLGMDVV; this is encoded by the exons ATGACAACTAAGAGGCTGGACAACTTTGAGGTGACGTGCGAATGGGCTTCCTGCAACTTCAGGGGCTGCACCATGGAGGAGCTGAGTGACCACATGTCGTTGCACTTGAAGGATTTCCTGGGAGACAGTGACgccctggaggagctgg ATGAGTACGCTTGTCTCTGGAAAGGATGTGAATTTCTATCGATGGGTAGTCCAACGGAGCTGGAGGTCCACGCTTACTTTCACAACTACCACGGAAAGCTCAAGTTCGTGGGCTCCCAGCTGCTCCAGTCCCGTCCCGACCTGCCCAGCTGCAACCAGGGTTTACACAGCAACAACCTGGTTCCTGAAGGATCGGATGGATACGTCTGCCAGTGGGAGAACTGCGAT AGTTCATTCAACAACCCTGAGTGGTTCTACCGACATGTGGACAATCACATCCAAAGTGCCGAGTTACAGTCGttctcacaacaacaacaggctcTGTTCTGCCACTGGGCAG GCTGCGACGCTTTCTTCAAGATCCGGTACCGAATGCGAGAACACATGCGGAGCCACACCCAGGAGAGACTTGTCGCCTGTCCTACGTGCGGCAGCATGTTCTCCAGCAACACAAAGCTGTTTGACCACCTCCACAGGCAGGCCGAGCCAATGG AGTCGCTTGTTTGTGAACATTGTGGCAAAGCTTTCTCCAGTGAGAGACTTTTGAGGGATCACGTTCGTCAGCATG TGAATCAGGTCAAGTGTCCCTTCTGTGACATGACCTGCACCACTTTGGCAGCTCTGAAGATCCACATCCGCTTCCGTCACTGTGACGAGCGGCCGTTCCCGTGTGACTTCTGCGACAAAag ATTCAAGAACCAACAAGATCTCCAGAAGCACACCGAGGTTCACAATGAGGGGACGGTGTATCGCTGCACTGTCGAGGGTTGTGATTATTCCTGTCACACGTTTCAAACCATGACTCACCACTTGAAGAGAGCGCACGAG GTCGGGGGGATGTCCAAGTACAAGTGTCATATTTGTGATAAGGTCTTCTCGTGGTGTTACACTCTCACACTTCACCTCCGTAAGAAGCACGAGCTGAAATGGCCGTCTGGACATTCACGCTTTAG ATACAGGAAGGATGTAGACGGCTTCTTAAAAGTAAACATGGTGCGATTTGAGACTGTAGAGGTGACGAAGGAGATTATGAAGAACATGGCCAAAAAACCTCAGAGCCTCCGGAAAAATCTTCGGACGAGGAGTCGGACCAAGAAGGCCGCGGTGATGCCAGAGAGCGGCCGCAGCTCGCCGGCAGGatcctcctcgccctcctccagctcctcgtccTCGTACTCGTCAGAGTTCTCTGGAGGGGAGGACATTTCGGCTCAGCCCAGCCCCAGAGGCAGCGAGTCTCCCGTCTACTGTGTGATGAGCACCATCCCTCACATCGAGGACGAGCCTGGAGGATTCTCTCAGGAGGACTGTGATGGCGATGGGACGTCTGGAGCCGTCCAGGCCTTGACCGAGGTCGCAAGGGGCCTCGGCATGGACGTGGTTTGA